Within the Rhodomicrobium lacus genome, the region AACGAGCCGAGGGCCTCGAAACCATTCTGGCGGCCGTAGGCAGCAAGATTGTTCGTCGCGGTGTTGCTGTTGAAATTGTAGGTCGTCTTCAGAAAGCCGCCGACGCCATCCTGGGACAACAGATCCGCGACGTCCTTGGTCTCGTAAGCGATCGCGCCGCCGAGTGCGCCCGGGCCCGCATCGGCGGGAGCCACGCCCGCATCGACGCGCACGGCCTTGAGAAGGCTCGGATCGATCACCGTCGTCGCGTTGTGATGGAAAACCTTGTTATTTTGGCGCGCGCCGTCAATTGAGACTGCCAGATTGGTTTCCTCGATGCCCTGCACATACACCTTCTGAGAGGTGGGCAAGGACGAACCGACCGTGACGCGCGGCTCTCCTCTGAAAACGCCCCTGACGTCGGTGGCGTTGTGACGTTCGAGATCCGCGCTCGTGATGTTGACCTCGCTGACGCCGTCTCGCCCGATACCTTCCCCCGCGCCTCTGACGTCGATCGTATCGAGAGCTATGCCCCCTGCGATACCGCCAGCGCCTACGCCCGCATCTCCGCCCTGCGTCTCGATCGCGACCGTTCGTGAGCCCGTGAAGCGATAGGTCAGGTCCGAACCTGCAAGGATCGCCCCGAGCGCCGCTTCCGCCGAATACCGTCCCTTGACGGGCTTTGCGGATCCACCGATCGCGCCGGTTCCCGCACGAACCACCTGAATTCCGGTCGCCGCCGTGAAGTCGGCCAGCGCGGAAAGACGCTGTTTGGCTGGAATATTGAAATCGTAGGTTGCGTTCGTCTGAGCCCATGCCTCAGACATATTGGAGAAGACGAACGATAACGCGCACATAGACACACCGCAGCTCAGCGCTGCGATTCTTACGTAGTTCTGCATTAGTAGTGCCCCACACCCATACTCGGGGCACGCGTTCAGCGGCCCCACCCATGTGTTCAACGGGCAGGAGGGGCAAACCCCGCAAAAAAAGTGAGACTCACCGATAGATCAGGGTCGCGAAGCCGGGCACAGACAAGATTCGGACTTTGAGCACGCTTTGCAGCGCCTCCAAGACAGTACCCGGATCGTCGGCGCGAAAGGTGCCGGAGAGCGTGAGGCGCTTCAGGTCCGGATTGGCGAACAGGACGCGGCCGGGCGTCATTTTACCAAGTTCTTCAACGACGCGGGAAAGGGGAGCCCGGTCAAGAATGATCAACCCACGACGCCAGGCGAGAGCCTGGTCGGGATCGACGGCAACGGGCGAGCCCAAGCTGTCATTCTGCAGCGCAACGCTCTGCCGCGCTTTCAGCCGCACCGGGCTGCGTGAGAGGTGTGCATCGGACACGGCGACCTCGCCACGCTCCACGGTGACGGCACCGGCCTCGCGATCGACCCCGAAGGCTGTGCCGAGCACCTGGGAATCGACGCGCCCTGCATGCACGATGAAAGGACGCGTTTTGTCCGGTACGACGTCGAACCAGACCCGGCCACGCAGCAGGGTAATCTCGCGAAGTTCCTTCCCCATACGACTGTCAAGGGCTGTATCGCCGTCAAGAAAGGCCGTCGTGCCGTCGACCAAGCGCACTTCACGCCGTTCGCCGGGCCACGTCGCGATATCGGCGAAAGCTCGGTCGAGAAGGCCCGCATCTCGCCATATGGCAACGCCACCCGAGAGCAGCACCATGACTGTCGCGGCTGCGGCGTATCTAAATCCTCGAAGCAGTCCCGTGCGCCGTTGCCTTTCAGAGCGGTCGGGGGCGCGATGCCAGCCGGTAGCCGCAAGCTGCGCCGCCGGGCGGTCGAGCGCGCCCCACAGTTCGGAGACATCGCGCATCGCCTCATGATGGGCGGGATCGGCCGCAAGCCAGGTCTGATATGAGCGCCGCGTCGCTTCGGAGGCGAGGGGGTTGTTGAGGCGGACGAACCATTCGGTTGCCTCGCGCGAAGCCCGCTCGCGGTCCTCGCTGTCGTCGGTTGCGGATTCCATCGCAAAGCGTTCTCTCGCAAATCGTCAGTTCTTAAAGCGTGTTTAGACTTATATTAAGGCCTGAGCAGATTGAACCCCAGCGCTCTGGCCGTCGATTTCAGATGGAGAGAGTGCACGTTTTCCGGGACGCTCGCTCGCAGCGGACAACGCCAAGCCGCAGAAACATGGCCAATGAGAGCGGGGGGCGCTTGTGCTCTCAACTTCACAAAAACGCCAGCTTTGCCTCAAGCTTTCTCGCGCCGTCGCTTCCAGTCGCGGCAGAATTCGAGGGCGGAGATCATTTCCTTCTCGACGGTAGAGACCGAAATGCCCAAGGTGCGTGCAATCTGGGGATGGGTCATGCCGTCGATCTTGCTCAGAAGCAGGATGCGCTGGGTACGACGCGGCAGCGTTTCCAGCGCGCGCATCAGCGCGTCGAATTCCATCCGGCTCGCAGCCGCATCCTCCGGACAAACCTCACCGGCTTGCACCTGCTCGGTCGACACGCTCTTGGCGTAGGCGGCACGCACCTGCTCGGCCCGCACGGCATCAAGCGCAAGATTGCGCGCCGTTGTAACCACCAGACCGACATCACGTTCCCTTACATCGCGGTTCATGAGCTTGAGAAAGGTGTCGTGAACAACATCCTCCGCCGTGTGCGCATTGCCCGTGATCCGCCGGATCAGCCGATGAAGCCGACCTTGCTCGGTACCAAAAATGTTGAGCAGTTGCGTAGCAGACGACATAGCCCCCTCATCGTCAACCAGCAGCCTGCTCGTGACAAAGACCACGAGCTAAGGGCTGCCGCGCCCTAAAGTTATAGTAGTTCTAAACTGGTATTGCATGCCCATTTGATTAACCGCATTATTCCTGGACATGTCAACGCATCCTTGGCGATTGTTTATTCCGATAAGCTGCGCGTCTGACGCGTTTGCAACACCGATACGCAGGAAACGACTTTGAACATTTGATAGCGGCGGTACTTATCGTATACGGGCATCGGTTCAAACCAATTGAAACGCAACGACGTCGAATCAGAACTCGGTCATTGTATAATTATTCTAACTCTTTTTTGCAATTTGGCGCCCCGGCGCCTTGATTTTTACATGAGGACTTTCTGCAAAGGAGCTGGCCGCTGCGAGGCTGGAAGCCGGCAAGCACTACGTTGGCCGGGTCAAGCTTCGGCGTGCTGGCTTCATCGATCATCGCGCTTCGTCATCGCGAGGCGTTTGCTCAAGAGCCATGGCCCGCAGCAGATCAACCGATCAGGCTCCATCAGCTCGGCGCCGGTCTCGCGACTCTCACCGTGACCGGCGGCATCGTCGCCCCTCGCCGATTGCGCGTGCTGGTCGCCGCATCCGGCTTCACTCGCTCGACTTCGGTCCCTGAGACGGTGCAAGATTGTTGAGCGAGCCGACCATCAGGTCCCGCGCCCGCACGGGGCTTGCCGTTCCGCCGGAGCGCGGCAAGACCAGCATGCCTCAGGTTCCGCGCGCGCGCGGCCATCACGTCGCGGGCGTATGCCCCGGCAGACCGTCGACCGGCGCTTGCACGGCGGCGGTGCCGGAAACGGCGGGGGCCTCCCGCGACGCAGGGCGCACATTCGCCTCGCGCGGCTCCATCGCCCGCACCGTCGCCTTGCGTTCGAGCTTTCCCCAGCCGACCACGCGGCCCTGAAGCGCCCTTACCACGGACTTCGCCACCACGTAATACATCACTTGCCGGTAGCCGAAGCGCTGGAGCACGAGCCACCAGAGGAGCGAGCGGTCCTCCCGCTTTTCCAGCACGAACGCGATCAGCGCGGCCGACAGGTCCACGGTCATGAACACGGCATAATAGGTCAGCGTGATCATGAAGTTTTCCGGATTGAACTGCGAGCCATGCTGCAGGTAGTCGACTCCGGTGCGCACGATCTGCACGAGGAGCAGCAGGTCAACCAGGGGCGATATCAGCGCGAGCACGATCTGGAACAGCCACACCTGCGGCAGCGCGACCATGCCCAGCGCGCCGTAGCGCGGATTGAGGTTGGCGGCGCGATGTTTCCAGAGGCATTGCAGCGTGCCGAACGCCCAGCGGAAGCGCTGCTTCGCTAGGCCGCCCATCGTATCGGGCGCTTCGGTCCACGCCAGCGCATCGGCATCGAACAGCACCTTGTAGCCCGCGCGCTGTACGGAGATGGTCAAGTCCTGATCCTCGGCGAGCGTATTCGACGGGAAGCCGCCGAGCCCCGTGATGGCCTCGCGGCGCCATGCGCCGACCGCGCCCGGCACCACCGTAATGCAGTCGAGCGTCGCGAGCGCGCGCCGTTCGAGATTTTGCGCCGTGATGTATTCGAGCGCCTGCCAGCGGGTCAGCACGTTGATCCGGTTGCCGACCTTCGCATTGCCCGCGACTGCGCCGACCTTCGGATCGGCGAACCAGCGCACCAGCCGCGAGATGGTCAGCGGCTCGAACTGCGTGTCGGCGTCGAGCACGACGACAATATCGCCCGTCGCCTGCGCCAGCGCGAGGTTGATGGCGTGAGCCTTGCCGCCGTTCGAAGTCTGAATGAGGCTCACGCGCGGATCGTCCGCGAACTCGCCGCGCACGACGTCGGCCGTGTTATCTGTGGAACCGTCGTCCACGACGATCACGTCGAGCTTCCGGTGAGAAGAGGCGAGGATCTGCCGGATCGACGCGGCAATCACCTTCGCCTCGTTGAAAGCGGGGATCAGCACCGACACGGAAAGATCGTCCACATAAGCAGGATCGGCGCGCCGCTTCCGGCGCCGGTTGCCGTAAGCCGCCAGCCCGCACAGCACGACGAGCCGGCCGAGGCCGAGCGCAATTGCCGCGATGAACAGCGTCGTCAGCGCGTTCTGAAACAGGTTCAGCGTGTAGAACATGTAGCGGTTGAAGACGGACGCGGCCTCGTCCGCGGGCACCGGCGGCATGGCGCGGTCTCTGGACCAGCCAGCCATTTCCGAGACCGTCGCGAACTCGAAGCCGCGCGCGCGAAGCTCGTCGATGATCCTCGGGAGGGCCTCCACGGTCGTCGTGCGGTCTCCGCCCGAATCATGCAGAAGCACGATCTGCCCGCGCTTTTCGAGGTCGGGGTCGGTCGACTGCGCAACGATGCGCTGCACGATCTCGTCGGCCGTGGGCTTCATCCAGTCGTCGGGGTCCACCTTGAGCCCCACAGTGACGTAACCGAGACGCTCGGCGACTTCGAGCGGGCCGATTTCCTGCGCGGTCGAAGGTTCGGCGTCGCCGAAATAGGGGGGCCGGAACAGCCGCGTCGATCGGCCCGTCAGCGCCTCGATCAGCCGCTGCGTGGCGTTGATCTCGATGGCGGCGACACTGTCGGAGACTTCGCCGATATTCGGATGCGTGAAGGTGTGGTTGCCGAGATCGTGGCCTTCCGCCAGCACCCGCTGCACGAGCTTCGGATTGGCCGCGCCATTTTCGCCGATGATGAAGAACGTGGCGTGCACATTCTTCTCTTTCAGGATTTCCAGAATCTTCGGCGTCCATTCGGGACTAGGCCCGTCGTCGAACGTGAGCGCGATCTTGCCGGGAGCATCGCCAAAACGCCGGATCACGAACGACGCCGGCATCGCGGTGTAGTTTTCCGCAACGATGGTCGC harbors:
- a CDS encoding FecR family protein encodes the protein MESATDDSEDRERASREATEWFVRLNNPLASEATRRSYQTWLAADPAHHEAMRDVSELWGALDRPAAQLAATGWHRAPDRSERQRRTGLLRGFRYAAAATVMVLLSGGVAIWRDAGLLDRAFADIATWPGERREVRLVDGTTAFLDGDTALDSRMGKELREITLLRGRVWFDVVPDKTRPFIVHAGRVDSQVLGTAFGVDREAGAVTVERGEVAVSDAHLSRSPVRLKARQSVALQNDSLGSPVAVDPDQALAWRRGLIILDRAPLSRVVEELGKMTPGRVLFANPDLKRLTLSGTFRADDPGTVLEALQSVLKVRILSVPGFATLIYR
- a CDS encoding RNA polymerase sigma factor, encoding MSSATQLLNIFGTEQGRLHRLIRRITGNAHTAEDVVHDTFLKLMNRDVRERDVGLVVTTARNLALDAVRAEQVRAAYAKSVSTEQVQAGEVCPEDAAASRMEFDALMRALETLPRRTQRILLLSKIDGMTHPQIARTLGISVSTVEKEMISALEFCRDWKRRREKA
- a CDS encoding glycosyltransferase; its protein translation is MAQYPVFFDPRNKRAGHVSRIAWALAIVSSIAGVIFLSSLFVLRSFPEATQTQQRFAVLNDVAKAPYLLPQARSLAYAAQADKKKTKHPQHPFSATAAKARATKVVGEGREKPLTIGYYVNWDDSSFASLRANMQSLDWVAPSWLFLQGPDLDLKIQVDDKALDLIRREKPGMAIMAMIQNASGAKWDGPGLGRLLADPEKRKARIEGMLAFLEEHKLQGLVFDFEQVPDNAHNDYLAFLGEVRSAFQPKGLVVSIAAPFDDPRWNYKAYAKVSDYVMLMGYDEHWAEGEPGPIASQSWFSTRLALRMRDLDPAHTIVAVGNYGYDWTVGSKAPAEDLTFQEIMLAARDARATVDLDSATLNPRFSYMEDGQTHRVWFMDAVTAYNHLRAADKYRPAGYAIWRLGSEDPSLWQVLPRSYGASPPASLETIVPTADVNFIGKGELLQVAADPKAGARTFKTDEQNATIVAENYTAMPASFVIRRFGDAPGKIALTFDDGPSPEWTPKILEILKEKNVHATFFIIGENGAANPKLVQRVLAEGHDLGNHTFTHPNIGEVSDSVAAIEINATQRLIEALTGRSTRLFRPPYFGDAEPSTAQEIGPLEVAERLGYVTVGLKVDPDDWMKPTADEIVQRIVAQSTDPDLEKRGQIVLLHDSGGDRTTTVEALPRIIDELRARGFEFATVSEMAGWSRDRAMPPVPADEAASVFNRYMFYTLNLFQNALTTLFIAAIALGLGRLVVLCGLAAYGNRRRKRRADPAYVDDLSVSVLIPAFNEAKVIAASIRQILASSHRKLDVIVVDDGSTDNTADVVRGEFADDPRVSLIQTSNGGKAHAINLALAQATGDIVVVLDADTQFEPLTISRLVRWFADPKVGAVAGNAKVGNRINVLTRWQALEYITAQNLERRALATLDCITVVPGAVGAWRREAITGLGGFPSNTLAEDQDLTISVQRAGYKVLFDADALAWTEAPDTMGGLAKQRFRWAFGTLQCLWKHRAANLNPRYGALGMVALPQVWLFQIVLALISPLVDLLLLVQIVRTGVDYLQHGSQFNPENFMITLTYYAVFMTVDLSAALIAFVLEKREDRSLLWWLVLQRFGYRQVMYYVVAKSVVRALQGRVVGWGKLERKATVRAMEPREANVRPASREAPAVSGTAAVQAPVDGLPGHTPAT